The Legionella spiritensis DNA segment GGTTTGAACGTCATTAAGGAAAATATACTGTCCGTTTTATAATGATTCAGGTAAGTAAAACCCGATGGCTCAATCTGTTTTTGCCATTCTTTCAAGGTACGTTGCCGGCCCCCGAGCAACGCCATCATGACGATATCCATGGTTTTGTTCGGGTGAGGAAAATCGCTTTCCGGCATAACCTGCTCGGCGATCAGAAGAGTCGCGTCCGAAGGCATCTGGCGGCGGCAGTTACTCAAAATTTCATTCATCATTGTATCGTTAAAATCATGAAGTACCCCCTTAAAGATGTAAGCTTCTGCCCGGGGTATGGTTTCAAGAAAATTGCCGCCTACGAGTTGTACCTGTTTCGGGAATGTGTCGTTTGCCAGTTGTTGAACGACTGCGTGGCTATCAAACAGGATCACATCAATATCCGGATATTTCCTGGCAATGGATTTAACCAAACCACCCCGGCCGGCGCCCATATCTATCAGGCTGGAGAAGGATGAGAAATCAAACGCTTCGGCAATGGCGTTGTCATCGTAGGTGGACAGTTTGGCCATGCCTTTGTCAAAATTCGCCTGTTTTTCGGGATGTTTGCTTAAAAAACTGAAAAAATCATCGCCATGCTGCTCATGAAACGCTGGATCACCCGTTTTTAAACTGGTATCCAGGCGGGAAAAGGCCTGCCACCAACACTCATCGACCATACAAAGAACATCCCGGATGGAATGAGGGTCGTCATCGCGTAACGGTTTGGATAATTCAGTCAGGGAGTACAAAGAGTCGGCTTGGTGATGGAATATCCGATAGGCGCTGAGAAATCTCAGAAGCCTGTCCAGCAACTCCGGTTTTGCTCCCGTCGCTTCGGCAAGTTTTTTTACACTGACCGGCTCCGATGACATATAATTGGCAATACCCAGTTTGGCAACAGTGTGAATGGCACGGGAGACAACATACCATCGGGACATGGTGGCAAGTTCAACATGAGGTTGTGTTTGAGATTCCGGCATGTTGCAATTCCTTTTGAAGTTTCTTGGGGATGGTTAATAATATCGTCTATTATGAGTCTAGTGTATTGAAATTTTAAGTGCAAAAAACAGCATGAAGATTGATTTTTTATCTTTTTGGTCTCCGAAAGAATACGATAAAAAAATTGCCGTGGCCGTTTTTTTTATTTTTCTAGTTTTGTTTCTATGGCAAATGCTCGATATTTTTCAAGCCGTCGAAACGGATACGCCTTCAAATACCCCGACACGCGTGGAGCAAGCCGGAATCTCTGTGAAATCACCGTTGTTTACCGCTTCCCTGTTCGGAGAGTACATTCCCGTAAACCTGAATGACGGCGATATCAAACAATCCATGCTCGATGCTGAAATAGTTGGTATTATGTATTCGAGCCAGGAAAAAAATTCGCAGGTTCTGATTCGAATTGGCGGAGGTGAGGAAAAAACCTATGTCGTTGGTGATAAACTGCCAGGAGGGGCGATTATTAAACGTATAAGCCCGGATAGTGTCGTGGTTTTGCATAATGGCTCGCTTGAAAGTCTGAGCCTGCCTAAAATTAAATTGCGCTTCGAAGAGCCAGCGAAGCCACTATTTAAGGAATAATGTGTATGCGGATTGTTTTTCGGTTAATCCTGTCTGTACCGCTCATGTTGTGCCTGTCCTCTTGTGTCAATTATACCAATTTGTATGAAGGCATCGCTTCCTTCAAGGTTCAGCAATATCGCTCGGCTTTTATTCATCTGAAACCGGAAGCTGAAAAAGGACAGCCGGACGCGCAATACGCCGTTGGTTATATGTATTATTACGGGCAGGGTGTGGTTGAAGATCGTAAAAAGGCATGGTACTGGATCAACAAGGCGGCCAACGCCGGTCAGCCCGATGCGTTGGAAGCGCTTAAAATTTTAAACGGGCCAAGCCGACCGGTGCGTTTAAATAGTCGTTAATGGTTGGCGCTGATTAAAATGGACAGGATGTAGCTGCAGTAAATCAGGATCAAAAGAACGCCATGCCAGCGGGTCAGTGCTTTTTTGTTGCGGTAACTGAACCATAAAAGCACGAGAGTCGTTGCAAACATGACTGGAATATCCCGCCATAATACCGCATGGCTGATTAAGGCCGGATGAATAATTCCCGGAAAGATCATAACCGCCAGAAGATTAAAGACATTCGCGCCAAGGATATTGCCGACCGCTATATCATCCGCGCCCTTGACGGCGGCCATGACAGAGGTGATTAATTCCGGTAAGCTGGAACCGATTGCAACCAGTGTCAAACCGATAACCAAATCGCTAACCCCGAAATTTTTGGCCAGAATAACACTGGAGCTAATAAAATATTTGGTACTGACGGCCAGGATGAGAAATCCCAGAATAAAGTGCACCGTGTGTATTTTGACAGAACGTTTTTGTAGCCAGGCCTGTTGAAAGTCCAAAGCCACCCGATTTGTTAATACGGATCGCCGTGCTCTTAGCAGCAGATAGCCGAGTAATCCGATACAGGCTAAAAGAAACAGGCAGCTGTCCATAATGCCCAGATAGCCATCCAGCATCAGTGAGTAGGTAAACAGCATAACGAGAAATAGCAGCGGATACTCCCTTCGCAACAGGGAGGATTGCATTTTCAAGGGTTTTATCAGGGCGGTAAGGCCAAGAACAAGGCCGATATTGGCGATATTGGTTCCTATGACATTACCAATGGCAATATCATTTAACCCGTCCATTGAAGCGTTTATCGCAATCATAATTTCCGGTGCGGAGGTGCCGATGGCTACCAGGGTAAAGCCAATGAGAAAGGGCGGCAGACGATAATAAAATGCGATGCCGGAAGCCCCGCTTACCAGGTGGCTGGCTGACCATAGCATGGCAGCAATACTCAATATCAATATGAATATGTTATACATTTCTTCCCTCAAGCATGATTAACCGATAATACTGGATTTGAGTATCAATACAAACAGGCGATGATTTTCTTGTTCAAAAACTTCACAAATTGTGCTCTGCGTGGTATGATTTTGTCCGGATAACATTCTTACGGTTTCAATTCAAGCAGCTTAACCATCTGTTGATGAAAAGGCCAGCGCTTAAAGCGTTTAATTTTGGTGTGGGATAAGTGTATGGAGCCTGAAACCAAATCGTTTGAAAATATGGTAGTGATATTATGTTAGGTAAACCATTTCAACTGTTGCAAAATCGAGCGTTTGGCTTTTTTACGCTCAGTTGTCTGCTTGCCATGTTTGGCAACGGTTTGACCTACATTATTATGGTCTGGGCTTTGATGCAATTTAGCACGTCTGTTGTCTCAACCGCACTTTTGATGACCTGCTTCTGGCTCCCTAACGTGGTGCTTGGGCCTTTTTTTGGCGTTATTGCCGATCGTTGTAATCGCAAGCATTTGCTGTTGCTGGCTAACGGCTTGAGAGCCATGTGTTTATTCGGGTTTGCCTGGTTGGCGCAAAACCACATGACGGCATGGTCCATTTATGCCCTGGCTGCTGTTATCGGAACTTTGCTGGCGGTTTATATTCCGGTGGCGATGACATTTGTCCGGGAGTTGCTGGCTGAAAAGGATTTGCTCTACGGTAATGCCGTGGTGGATATAGCCTATGAGATAGGCGCGGTTTTAGGGATGGGCAGTGCAGGTTTTATTTTGGCTACCACGTCCTCGTCCGTTTGTTTTCTGATCAACGGGGTGTGTTATCTGTTGGCCATGTTGCTGATTGTTAATATAAAATACCGCCGCAACACACGAGCAGTTGACGACAGGGAGTCGTTATTAACCCAGTTCATGGAAGGTGGGCGCTATATATTGCGTAATACCCCGCTTTTGCTGATATACCTTGTTCAGGGGCTGTTCTTTGTATGTATGATGACAGCGCCGGTTTTACTGGCTCCCTATGCAAAATCCGTATTGCATAGCAATGTCCGTGAATTCGGCTGGCTTGAGGCAATGCTTTCCCTTGGTATTATAACCGGTGGTTTTATCAGCCCATGGCTCGCTTCCCGCTTTACCATATATCGGGTTATTATGCTGCAGGTAGTTCTGGGGATGGTCTCATTTTATTGTTTCAGTCATACTCAGAGCAGCCAAAGGGCGATATTTTATCATTTTTTAATAGGTTATTCTTTCTCCGCATGGGCGTTATTGACTACCCTTGCCCAGGAAATGACTGCTCTGGAATATCAGGGCAGGGTGCAATCGCTTTTTAACAGCGTTTCCGGTGTCGTTATTATTATTTTTTATTATATTCTGGCGCACTGGAAAAACGTAACCATCGCCCGCCTCTATCTGGGAGAAATCGGATTATTATTATTTGCGGCAGGATTTCTGGTGTTAATGACGTTTCATTCCGGTCATCGCCGCACGGATTAGTATTACAGTTGTATTTTGAAAAGGATCCCTGTTTATGTACTCATTTTTGCTCATTGATGGTCATCTTTGCGCAGGCGGAGATCTATTTTAACGTGGATAGATTCCCGATTTCTCGGGAATGACAGAACTTACCATTGTAGTACTAGCAATTGATTGAGGATATCCCGGGTTGGCTTGGCGAGCGCAAGACGGCTGGTTTCTGCCAGTTTGAACCATTTTCCGGTCGTTTCCCTAATCACCGGTGTATCAGCCAGCATGGTTTTAACTAACCGGGCCTTAATATGAAGATGAAAATGGCTGAATGAGTGTTTGATCGTCATAAAATCTTCAATACACGGATTTTGAAACCCGAAATTCCGGTCAAGATACGCCGCAGGATCATGATCGATATTCAGACTTGGCAGACACCACAGACTACACCATAGTCCGGTTGGCGGATTTTTTTCAAGATAGACATGCTGATCCGATCGGTATAATAATAAAAACTGTTGATGTTGTACCGGCCGTTCTTTTTTAATTTTTTTAACGGGGTAGTTTTGTGTCTCGTTCGCCAGAAACGCGAGACAGGTTTTTTGTAACGGGCAATGATCACAATGGGGATTTTTCAGGGTGCAGCACGTTGCCCCCAGATCCATAATGGCCTGGGTATAGTCGGCACAGCGTTGATCCGGCATGCAGGAAAAAGCCAGTTGCTGCAATCGTTTTTTCACCAGACTTTTTTCCGGCCAGCCATCTACCAGAAAATAGCGTGCCAGAACCCGTTTGACGTTGCCGTCTAAAATAGCCGCTTTACGCCCGAACGCCTGGGAACTGATAGCGGCAGCTGTAGAAGGGCCAATGCCCGGGAGACGAATCAGTTCATCCGCTTCCTGCGGGAATTCCCTTCCATAGTCCCGGTAGATAATTTGTGCGGTTTTGTGGATATTACGGGCACGGCTGTAATAACCGAGACCGGACCAGAGAGCCATAACGTCGTCTTCAGGGGCCTTGGCCAAAGAGGTCACATCGGGAAAACGTAGTATGAATCGGTTGAAATAGGGGATGACGGTTTGAACCTGTGTTTGTTGCAGCATGATTTCCGAAATCCATACCCGATAGGCGCTGCGGGGATGCTGCCAGGGTAAATCCTTGCGGCCATGCTGATCGAACCAGGACAGGAGAGGCGTACTGAAATGTTCTTGTAAATTCTCTGACATAACCATGTTTTGTTGCCATTTCATTTTACGGCTGTAATTTCTGGATGCGATCAGTGTATAAGCCTTATTAGTGAAATAACGTTTTTAACTGTTGTTTTATATCCTTGACCGGTTTGGCAAGGGTTTCCTTAAGCCACATTCGGGTCAGCAGGGGTGTCATTTTCTTCAGGTTTGGAATGACCATCAATTGATTCAAGGTCCCTTTAATAAGGATTGGGAAGCTTCCACCCATCATATCCTGAATTTTATCCGCTTTGTCATTATTGAAAGAGACCTTGGCCTGGATCTGAGATTGAACGGCGTAATCGTTCAGATTAAATTGGCCATTACCATTTAATTGCAGCCTGTTTGTTTGCAAGATAAACATATCGCTAAACACCGTGTCTTTGTCAAGACGGTACTGCAAGGTTAACAATTTAAAAGGTGTTTCTCCGTTGTAGTTCATTGGTGCGTCAAGTTGAGCCAGGTCCAATTCCTGTTGCGGATTTATGTTCCTGATTTTAAGTAAAGTACCAATTTTATTATTGATTTCATCTATGACTTTATTAAAGTCAATAGTAAGCAACGTGCCATCCCGGATGGTAAAATTACCATTGGCGGTGGTATTGCTCTGCCAGTCCGTGTTTTGCAAATCCGTCAGGGTGTGCAGGGAGAAATCAAGACTTCCCTGCAATAATTTTTTCCCGGTGAGATTTTGTATCAGTTTGCCGCTGTTTAAATTGGTAGCCGTTTGATTGATAGCCAGTTTGTGCTGGGTGGTGTCGTAGCGGAGATCGCCTATGGATTCCCCATGATACAAACTGACCGTCAGAGGGTTTAATTGCGCGATGCCTTTTTTTAATTCCGCATTACCTTTTAGTCGGTCAAACCGGAACGTTTTTAACTCCGTATCCTGCAAGGTTAACTGTCCCGTCATAAATAATGATTTCAGGGCGTTTTCCGGGTTATGCAACAATCCTGCGGGCAGTTCAACCCGGCCTTTAAAATTCACTCTTGATTTAGCCAGTCGTTGCTGCAGTCTGGTTACGTCGAGCTTGCCTTTTAACTGGAAAGGAAACGACTGCTGTTGTAAATTCAATTGCTCGGCGCCAAGCTGCAAACCGGAAATCGTCATCCGGGTCTTTTGGCGTGTCCAGATAATCTGTCCACGGCTCAGCATAAGCCGCGCTATTGCAAACGATTTGGCGATATTCTGTTTTTCCTTTTGGGGAGCGTGATTGACTGGTTTGGATGTTGCCTGGGAAGGTTTGGCGTCGGAATTGATCCGAAT contains these protein-coding regions:
- a CDS encoding methyltransferase, encoding MPESQTQPHVELATMSRWYVVSRAIHTVAKLGIANYMSSEPVSVKKLAEATGAKPELLDRLLRFLSAYRIFHHQADSLYSLTELSKPLRDDDPHSIRDVLCMVDECWWQAFSRLDTSLKTGDPAFHEQHGDDFFSFLSKHPEKQANFDKGMAKLSTYDDNAIAEAFDFSSFSSLIDMGAGRGGLVKSIARKYPDIDVILFDSHAVVQQLANDTFPKQVQLVGGNFLETIPRAEAYIFKGVLHDFNDTMMNEILSNCRRQMPSDATLLIAEQVMPESDFPHPNKTMDIVMMALLGGRQRTLKEWQKQIEPSGFTYLNHYKTDSIFSLMTFKPMKS
- a CDS encoding type II secretion system protein N codes for the protein MKIDFLSFWSPKEYDKKIAVAVFFIFLVLFLWQMLDIFQAVETDTPSNTPTRVEQAGISVKSPLFTASLFGEYIPVNLNDGDIKQSMLDAEIVGIMYSSQEKNSQVLIRIGGGEEKTYVVGDKLPGGAIIKRISPDSVVVLHNGSLESLSLPKIKLRFEEPAKPLFKE
- a CDS encoding tetratricopeptide repeat protein, with translation MRIVFRLILSVPLMLCLSSCVNYTNLYEGIASFKVQQYRSAFIHLKPEAEKGQPDAQYAVGYMYYYGQGVVEDRKKAWYWINKAANAGQPDALEALKILNGPSRPVRLNSR
- a CDS encoding calcium/sodium antiporter → MYNIFILILSIAAMLWSASHLVSGASGIAFYYRLPPFLIGFTLVAIGTSAPEIMIAINASMDGLNDIAIGNVIGTNIANIGLVLGLTALIKPLKMQSSLLRREYPLLFLVMLFTYSLMLDGYLGIMDSCLFLLACIGLLGYLLLRARRSVLTNRVALDFQQAWLQKRSVKIHTVHFILGFLILAVSTKYFISSSVILAKNFGVSDLVIGLTLVAIGSSLPELITSVMAAVKGADDIAVGNILGANVFNLLAVMIFPGIIHPALISHAVLWRDIPVMFATTLVLLWFSYRNKKALTRWHGVLLILIYCSYILSILISANH
- a CDS encoding MFS transporter is translated as MLGKPFQLLQNRAFGFFTLSCLLAMFGNGLTYIIMVWALMQFSTSVVSTALLMTCFWLPNVVLGPFFGVIADRCNRKHLLLLANGLRAMCLFGFAWLAQNHMTAWSIYALAAVIGTLLAVYIPVAMTFVRELLAEKDLLYGNAVVDIAYEIGAVLGMGSAGFILATTSSSVCFLINGVCYLLAMLLIVNIKYRRNTRAVDDRESLLTQFMEGGRYILRNTPLLLIYLVQGLFFVCMMTAPVLLAPYAKSVLHSNVREFGWLEAMLSLGIITGGFISPWLASRFTIYRVIMLQVVLGMVSFYCFSHTQSSQRAIFYHFLIGYSFSAWALLTTLAQEMTALEYQGRVQSLFNSVSGVVIIIFYYILAHWKNVTIARLYLGEIGLLLFAAGFLVLMTFHSGHRRTD
- the mutY gene encoding A/G-specific adenine glycosylase, yielding MKWQQNMVMSENLQEHFSTPLLSWFDQHGRKDLPWQHPRSAYRVWISEIMLQQTQVQTVIPYFNRFILRFPDVTSLAKAPEDDVMALWSGLGYYSRARNIHKTAQIIYRDYGREFPQEADELIRLPGIGPSTAAAISSQAFGRKAAILDGNVKRVLARYFLVDGWPEKSLVKKRLQQLAFSCMPDQRCADYTQAIMDLGATCCTLKNPHCDHCPLQKTCLAFLANETQNYPVKKIKKERPVQHQQFLLLYRSDQHVYLEKNPPTGLWCSLWCLPSLNIDHDPAAYLDRNFGFQNPCIEDFMTIKHSFSHFHLHIKARLVKTMLADTPVIRETTGKWFKLAETSRLALAKPTRDILNQLLVLQW
- a CDS encoding AsmA family protein, with protein sequence MTFLKKLLLGLLLILTILVTSLWIIAKSIKPEVIKDYVNSQLTTLTAQKSSVEGDISWHLFPRPGVRITSIKVGDIGGDAPFAMTLDKLLFNLNITPLLRGKLEFSELKVDGFKIRINSDAKPSQATSKPVNHAPQKEKQNIAKSFAIARLMLSRGQIIWTRQKTRMTISGLQLGAEQLNLQQQSFPFQLKGKLDVTRLQQRLAKSRVNFKGRVELPAGLLHNPENALKSLFMTGQLTLQDTELKTFRFDRLKGNAELKKGIAQLNPLTVSLYHGESIGDLRYDTTQHKLAINQTATNLNSGKLIQNLTGKKLLQGSLDFSLHTLTDLQNTDWQSNTTANGNFTIRDGTLLTIDFNKVIDEINNKIGTLLKIRNINPQQELDLAQLDAPMNYNGETPFKLLTLQYRLDKDTVFSDMFILQTNRLQLNGNGQFNLNDYAVQSQIQAKVSFNNDKADKIQDMMGGSFPILIKGTLNQLMVIPNLKKMTPLLTRMWLKETLAKPVKDIKQQLKTLFH